A segment of the Desulfitobacterium dehalogenans ATCC 51507 genome:
TCCTTTGCCGTTTCGACGATGATCACACCCGAGTAGGTAAGCCGGCAAGGCTCCGCCAAAAGCTTTATGGCTTTCTCCGCCAGGCCTCGATGGTATGGCGGGTCAATAAAAATCAAATCAAAGACCTCTTCTCCATGCTGCTCAAGATAAGTAAAGGCATCCATAGTTACGAGCCTGGCATTTTCTACCCCCATATGTTCAATATTCTCACGAATAATGTGTTGCGCCGTGTGGCTTTTTTCAATCAGTACCGCTTCTTTTGCCCCCCGCGACAAGGCTTCCAGAGCTAAATTTCCCGTGCCTGAGAACAAATCCAAGACTCGGGCACCTGCGATTTTTTCCCGCAGCACATTGAAAATAGCTCCCTTAATCTTGTCGGCTGTTGGCCGGGTGTTCATTCCGGGAACAGTTTTCAGACGCTGCCCACGGTAATATCCGGCAATAATCCGCATATAGTCTTCACTCCGTTCGAGTGGGGTTGTACAGAAAGTATCAATTTTATTTCAGCATAAGTATAACACAATCTTCTAAATTCTTCCCTAAAAATCTTGAATAAAAGCATTTTTGCTGTAAATACTAAA
Coding sequences within it:
- the rsmD gene encoding 16S rRNA (guanine(966)-N(2))-methyltransferase RsmD, which encodes MDTFCTTPLERSEDYMRIIAGYYRGQRLKTVPGMNTRPTADKIKGAIFNVLREKIAGARVLDLFSGTGNLALEALSRGAKEAVLIEKSHTAQHIIRENIEHMGVENARLVTMDAFTYLEQHGEEVFDLIFIDPPYHRGLAEKAIKLLAEPCRLTYSGVIIVETAKDENLESYEPFEIKKTGEYGDTKIWYLQRME